A genomic window from Lotus japonicus ecotype B-129 chromosome 1, LjGifu_v1.2 includes:
- the LOC130732366 gene encoding uncharacterized protein LOC130732366, with protein sequence MGRWMKPEVYPLLAAMTFVTGMCVFQLTRNLLGNPDVRISKARRSMGVLFDNKEEGERYAEHGLRKFLRTRQPEIMPTINHFFSEEN encoded by the exons ATGGGGCGTTGGATGAAACCAGAG GTTTACCCTCTATTGGCTGCAATGACCTTTGTGACCGGCATGTGTGTCTTTCAGCTAACAAGGAACTTGCTCGGGAACCCTGATGTTAG GATTAGCAAAGCTCGTCGAAGCATGGGAGTACTCTTTGATAACAAAGAAGAGGGGGAGAGATATGCTGAGCATGGCTTAAGAAAGTTCCTTCGTACTCGGCAACCGGAGATTATGCCCACCATCAACCACTTCTTTAGTGAAGAAAACTAA